A stretch of Gallus gallus isolate bGalGal1 chromosome 2, bGalGal1.mat.broiler.GRCg7b, whole genome shotgun sequence DNA encodes these proteins:
- the LOC107052490 gene encoding tigger transposable element-derived protein 3-like: MKEEREQLGTLGRWLEEKDGQREEHSAVPPWEQRCGGPGPGPGAGDAGLSPTESAGAGLGPECSECGLGAAQRAGAGLRPSAGLRPAGGLRPAGGLRPGTAGSCPSLCSACGRGLALEPSAPRKERKELSLTEKVRVLEMLEGPKVSQSELAKRFGVSQPQICRIIKNKERILSEWRRNGNPERKRKREGKEGAVEAALLRWVEGARAAELPVSSTLLQLKAKHVSEALGMPGFEPSGSWLARFRLRHNVALEKPAQDGGAEHQSSLPELLRSYAPSEVYSCGETEVQLRADGERLTLLLCTNADGSEKAALRAVGRGAHPRCLHSVNLRHMPWSYRGGSRLSAALFAEWLRDFNEEMRRKGKSVLLLVEEREEHPYLELSNVRMVFTPPAAVLAQPLHRGIARDLKGHYRRRLLTQLPAAQSSEPPTLLDALHMLAQAWGDVRPGLITSCFRAASFSPNSSPDAPLAPVWLGREQLESFGLMDEGLERLADVDTAEAEDWERAVEEGEDSGEPVAVRPCPSEPEVWDSLATLRRFLECRATSPDLLQVFYALQDAVHAVSTGAEPALLRDSRPKQ; encoded by the exons ATGAAGGAGGAGCGCGAGCAGCTGGGCACCCTCG GGCGATGGCTGGAGGAGAAGGATGGGCAGAGGGAGGAACACAGCGCTGTGCCGCCGTGGGAGCAGCGCTGCGGCGgccccgggccgggccccgGCGCGGGCGATGCGGGGCTGAGCCCCACCGAGAGTgccggggccgggctggggccgGAGTGCTCCGAGTGCGGCCTCGGTGCCGCGcagagggctggggcagggctgcggCCTAGTGCGGGGCTGCGGCCTGCTGGGGGGCTGCGGCCTGCTGGGGGGCTGCGGCCCGGCACGGCTGGGAGCTGCCCctctctgtgcagtgcctgcGGCCGAGGCCTGGCCCTGGAGCCCTCGGCACCCCGCAAGGAGCGCAAGGAGCTGTCGCTGACGGAGAAGGTGCGCGTGCTGGAGATGCTGGAAGGCCCCAAGGTGTCCCAGAGCGAGCTGGCCAAGCGCTTCGGTGTGTCGCAGCCGCAGATCTGCCGCATCATTAAGAACAAGGAGAGGATCCTGAGCGAGTGGCGGCGCAACGGCAACCCCGAGCGCAAGCGCAAGAGGGAAGGCAAGGAGGGAGCGGTGGAGGCCGCTCTGCTGCGTTGGGTGGAGGGCGCCCGCGCTGCCGAGCTGCCCGTCAGCAGcacgctgctgcagctgaaggccAAGCACGTGTCCGAGGCGCTGGGCATGCCGGGCTTCGAGCCTAGCGGCAGCTGGCTGGCACGCTTCAGGCTGCGCCATAACGTCGCCCTCGAGAAGCCGGCGCAGGACGGTGGGGCTGAGCACCAGAGCTCACTGCCCGAGCTGCTGCGCAGCTACGCGCCCTCGGAGGTGTACAGCTGCGGGGAGACTGAGGTGCAGCTGAGAGCCGACGGCGAGAGGCTGacgctgctgctctgcaccaaCGCTGACGGCTCGGAGAAGGCGGCGCTGCGGGCGGTGGGACGCGGCGCCCATCCCCGCTGCCTGCACAGCGTCAACCTGCGGCACATGCCCTGGAGTTACCGCGGTGGCAGCCGCCTGAGCGCCGCGCTGTTTGCCGAGTGGCTGCGGGACTTCAATGAGGAGATGCGGCGCAAGGGGAAGAGCGTCCTGCTGCTCGTCGAGGAGCGCGAGGAGCACCCCTACCTCGAGCTGTCCAACGTCCGGATGGTTTTCACGCCGCCTGCGGCCGTGCTGGCACAGCCCCTGCACCGTGGCATCGCCAGGGACCTGAAGGGCCACTACCGGCGCCGGCTGCTGACCCAACTCCCAGCGGCGCAGAGCTCGGAGCCACCCACCCTGCTGGACGCCCTGCACATGCTGGCACAAGCGTGGGGTGACGTGCGCCCGGGGCTCATCACCAGCTGCTTCCGTGCCGCCAGCTTCAGCCCCAATAGCAGCCCTGACGCGCCGCTGGCACCCGTCTGGCTTGGCCGGGAGCAGCTGGAGAGCTTTGGGTTGATGGATGAGGGGCTGGAGCGCCTTGCAGACGTTGACACGGCCGAGGCAGAGGACTGGGAGAGGGCTGTGGAGGAGGGTGAGGACTCTGGGGAACCGGTGGCGGTGCGGCCGTGCCCCTCAGAGCCTGAGGTGTGGGACAGCCTGGCCACGCTGCGACGGTTCCTGGAGTGCCGGGCCACCTCGCCGGACCTCTTGCAGGTGTTCTATGCGCTGCAGGATGCTGTACACGCGGTGTCAACCGGTGCAGAGCCAGCGCTGCTCAGGGACAGCCGGCCCAAGCAGTGA